In a genomic window of Erigeron canadensis isolate Cc75 chromosome 5, C_canadensis_v1, whole genome shotgun sequence:
- the LOC122602028 gene encoding F-box/LRR-repeat protein At4g14103-like encodes MNDTGQERYVIQNVGDDGYDDLSRLPDCILHYILSFIPTKDVLKTAILSKRWNNIWASVSNLDFDDSLLYANEINGWNPPEKSYFINFVERVLLLRDASKVNKFRLSCRVFFDASRLHMWISSAVMHNIQELDLCLFVKDPFVLPSSMFCSRTITILKIEMNCILELPSNICFPNLKTLHLSLVAFPDDDSTQRLFMGCQILEELIILDCEWMNLKNITISSSTLKRLTINDLPYFGPPDGPSSCKIKIYASSLMYLNYLGYPSYEIFLCDVSSLVKAYISVPVPQERKKRVAYRVVNLLKGLSQVASLSVSEHTIESLVFAGNLLVDLPVLKNLTHLELSMEIGDPTFGALMKFLNRCPNLQSLCFAKGFEPDVCLFENNLIWSSLPKCLLSCLNMLTFKNFHGNDSEVCFLKCILQHSLVFLKMNICCCENLLEDPNKHKEVKKAFQMIAKGSKSCIVLFS; translated from the exons CATACTTTCAAAACGATGGAACAACATTTGGGCTTCCGTTTCAAATCTGGATTTTGACGATTCATTGTTGTATGCTAATGAAATTAACGGCTGGAATCCACCAGAGAAGAGTTACTTCATAAACTTTGTCGAACGAGTCCTCTTATTGCGTGATGCATCAAAGGTTAACAAGTTTCGTTTATCATGTCGTGTTTTCTTTGATGCATCACGCTTACATATGTGGATTTCGTCTGCTGTCATGCACAACATTCAAGAGCTTGATCTCTGCCTCTTTGTCAAAGATCCGTTTGTCCTCCCCAGCTCCATGTTTTGTAGTCGAACAATTACCATcttaaaaatagaaatgaaTTGCATCCTCGAGCTCCCGAGTAACATCTGCTTTCCAAATTTAAAAACCCTGCATTTATCTCTTGTTGCATTCCCAGATGATGATTCTACCCAAAGGCTTTTTATGGGATGTCAAATTCTTGAGGAGTTGATAATACTTGACTGTGAGTGGATGAATTTGAAGAACATCACAATTTCTAGTTCCACTTTAAAACGTCTAACTATCAATGACCTGCCATACTTTGGCCCACCTGATGGACCCAGCAGTTGTAAGATCAAGATCTATGCATCAAGTCTTATGTATTTGAATTATTTGGGATATCCATCATATGAGATTTTCTTGTGTGATGTGTCGTCCCTGGTCAAAGCATACATTAGTGTTCCAGTTCCACAGGAGAGGAAAAAAAGAGTTGCTTATCGTGTTGTTAATCTGCTCAAAGGACTAAGTCAAGTTGCGTCTTTGAGCGTCTCTGAACATACTATTGAG tcTCTTGTATTTGCAGGTAACTTGTTGGTTGATCTTCCGGTTTTAAAGAACTTGACTCATTTAGAATTAAGCATGGAAATTGGAGATCCCACATTTGGAGCATTGATGAAATTTCTCAACCGCTGTCCAAATCTACAGTCTCTTTGTTTCGCTAAG GGATTTGAGCCGGATGTATGTCTGTTTGAGAACAATCTGATCTGGTCATCACTACCTAAATGCTTGTTGTCCTGTCTCAATATGCTAACTTTCAAGAATTTTCATGGGAATGATTCAGAAGTATGTTTTCTTAAATGCATTTTGCAGCattcacttgttttcttgaAGATGAATATATGCTGTTGTGAGAATCTCTTAGAAGATCCGAACAAGCATAAAGAGGTCAAGAAGGCGTTCCAAATGATCGCAAAGGGCTCTAAGTCCTGTATTGTCTTATTCTCATGA